One Candidatus Obscuribacterales bacterium DNA segment encodes these proteins:
- a CDS encoding tetratricopeptide repeat protein produces the protein MIQLLLIAALVIFSCQPSLASQESEDIQRMVTRYKLAVEANPQSLQNRLELGDAYIMSGNANGAIEQFRQAIKLSGTSGEAYCGLARAQLRGRDIDGAMETLRKGMKACPTSSEVPRRLGQLLARKQDFAQAAKVFQQAIKVNPNDGAAHRDLGAALGLNGDLDGQIREERKALEISANDADACYYLGSALVTKGQTDEAKRILEKCVKIDTRNAEALSLLGAIEAAGGNFQAAISREQMAMKLAPNNPEGKTRLEKYKAGLSKKAH, from the coding sequence TTGATTCAATTGCTATTGATTGCCGCGCTGGTGATTTTCTCTTGCCAACCATCGTTAGCCAGCCAGGAGTCCGAAGACATCCAACGCATGGTTACTCGCTATAAATTAGCCGTCGAGGCTAATCCGCAAAGCCTGCAAAACAGGCTGGAGTTGGGCGATGCGTACATAATGTCCGGCAATGCCAATGGAGCAATTGAGCAATTCCGTCAGGCTATAAAGCTTAGCGGCACGAGCGGAGAAGCTTATTGCGGACTGGCACGTGCGCAATTGAGAGGAAGAGACATTGACGGCGCTATGGAGACATTGCGCAAAGGCATGAAAGCCTGCCCGACAAGTTCAGAAGTACCAAGAAGATTGGGACAGTTGCTGGCACGAAAGCAGGATTTTGCCCAAGCTGCAAAAGTCTTTCAGCAGGCAATTAAGGTAAATCCCAATGACGGAGCAGCCCATCGTGATTTAGGCGCAGCTTTAGGTCTCAATGGCGATTTGGACGGGCAAATTCGCGAAGAGCGCAAAGCATTAGAGATAAGCGCCAATGATGCAGACGCCTGTTATTACCTGGGAAGCGCCTTAGTGACTAAAGGGCAAACGGACGAAGCTAAGCGTATCCTGGAGAAGTGCGTCAAGATTGATACGAGAAATGCCGAGGCATTGAGCCTTTTAGGTGCTATTGAGGCAGCCGGCGGCAATTTCCAGGCGGCAATTTCCCGGGAGCAAATGGCTATGAAGCTTGCCCCTAATAACCCGGAAGGCAAAACCAGGCTGGAAAAATATAAGGCCGGTTTAAGCAAAAAGGCTCACTAA
- a CDS encoding DUF445 family protein → MEIAAASIFFKFVFPPAFYAFHGWVATEMAIWALFRPYEQWYFPGTKIPVPCTPGIFPKRRNILATSVAGTITDTLLTTEDIKEQAETLVTEANIYKAVDIFFNAILKEFRDTTKLHRLATDLAELSPALLQHLVVSIIKGLEEGKERRVAVITEKIFDQVILSTRISLDQANEISNKLLETIATPERLRKITIALLSPQNISAIDESIQAHTSGPYRILAKIIGVKRVCYEWRNFLEKEPDEAHRVISELTRRFGIRDQLAIQIANFDLRSLPLQQISELKASTVRIVESFLLDHRDDILNAVKQIEEEAMGTVRSAIIGFNPESIPTEWLERAKKNTAAIAYAYLDRELGELLEKAIPALGMYTLIARKIDLFTPQQLEQLIKRICKQELKWLAILGGFIGGWLGLVQVAVNVAFP, encoded by the coding sequence GTGGAAATTGCAGCAGCCTCTATATTTTTCAAATTCGTATTTCCGCCGGCCTTTTACGCATTCCACGGCTGGGTCGCTACAGAGATGGCCATATGGGCGTTATTCCGTCCGTATGAACAGTGGTATTTCCCAGGCACCAAAATACCTGTTCCATGTACGCCAGGCATTTTTCCTAAACGTCGCAACATCCTTGCCACATCGGTAGCCGGCACCATTACGGACACGCTCTTAACGACCGAAGACATTAAAGAGCAAGCGGAGACTCTGGTTACAGAAGCCAATATATACAAAGCCGTTGACATTTTCTTCAATGCAATCTTGAAAGAGTTTCGCGATACAACTAAACTGCATAGACTGGCAACTGATTTAGCAGAACTTTCACCTGCTTTATTGCAACACTTGGTTGTTTCAATTATCAAAGGACTGGAAGAAGGCAAAGAGCGTCGAGTTGCCGTCATTACAGAAAAGATTTTCGATCAGGTAATTCTTTCAACGCGCATATCCTTGGATCAAGCCAATGAAATTAGCAATAAGCTTCTTGAGACTATTGCCACACCAGAGCGCTTGCGCAAAATTACAATTGCCTTGTTGAGCCCACAAAACATAAGCGCAATTGATGAATCCATTCAAGCTCATACATCGGGTCCTTATCGCATACTAGCAAAAATCATTGGCGTTAAAAGAGTCTGCTATGAATGGCGGAATTTCCTAGAGAAGGAACCGGATGAAGCTCATCGAGTCATTAGTGAGTTAACAAGACGCTTCGGCATAAGAGATCAACTAGCTATTCAAATAGCAAACTTTGATTTGCGCTCTTTGCCATTGCAACAGATATCGGAATTAAAGGCAAGTACCGTAAGAATCGTTGAAAGCTTTTTGCTTGATCATCGCGATGACATTTTAAATGCGGTCAAACAAATTGAAGAAGAGGCTATGGGCACCGTTCGCTCGGCAATCATCGGCTTCAATCCGGAATCAATTCCAACGGAATGGCTTGAACGTGCCAAGAAAAATACTGCAGCAATTGCTTATGCTTACTTAGATCGCGAACTTGGTGAACTTTTGGAAAAGGCCATTCCGGCTTTGGGAATGTATACGCTAATTGCCAGAAAAATTGACTTATTTACGCCTCAACAATTAGAGCAACTAATAAAGCGCATTTGCAAACAAGAGCTTAAGTGGCTGGCTATTCTCGGCGGCTTCATTGGCGGCTGGCTAGGACTTGTCCAAGTTGCCGTAAACGTAGCTTTTCCCTAA
- a CDS encoding tetratricopeptide repeat protein translates to MKRINLLLVLSSVAAFLSAQLLLPNQQAFALFSGDKHLQTGKAYLDEQAYSLALQELTIAVKEDPGNVIAHCMKASALAGLGQDDAAMQEFIEALKLDNKNVEVHRELGLFYVRRGSWEEAAQQFRAVLDANSEDLMAHGNLGLCYMQVQQYRSALEHFQLVAKRDPINIEAHLNLGTVYELNEQYDEAALEYRRTIELNPRHFMAYVGLGKCLLRQGDAKSVIALQKRAIEMFPKNYWSYLVLGAAYEQLGDTEKSEAAYRSAIKINPKDPGCRMILDRMLKKNVAAKTGVDF, encoded by the coding sequence ATGAAACGAATTAACCTCTTACTAGTCTTAAGCAGTGTAGCCGCCTTTTTAAGTGCGCAGCTCTTATTGCCCAATCAACAAGCGTTTGCTTTGTTTAGTGGTGACAAACATCTACAAACAGGGAAGGCATATCTTGATGAGCAAGCATATTCGTTAGCGTTGCAAGAACTAACAATTGCCGTAAAAGAGGACCCGGGTAATGTTATTGCTCACTGCATGAAAGCCTCTGCCCTGGCTGGTCTTGGTCAAGATGACGCGGCAATGCAAGAATTTATTGAAGCTTTGAAGTTGGATAACAAGAACGTTGAAGTCCATCGTGAACTCGGACTCTTTTATGTGAGAAGAGGCAGTTGGGAAGAAGCTGCACAACAGTTTCGTGCAGTTCTCGATGCTAATTCCGAGGATTTGATGGCGCATGGTAATTTAGGTCTTTGCTATATGCAGGTGCAGCAATACAGAAGTGCACTAGAGCATTTTCAATTGGTAGCCAAAAGAGATCCAATAAATATAGAAGCGCATCTCAATCTGGGCACAGTCTATGAGCTTAATGAGCAGTACGACGAAGCAGCTTTGGAATACAGGCGTACGATTGAACTTAATCCTAGACACTTCATGGCATATGTCGGCTTAGGCAAGTGCTTGTTGCGTCAAGGTGATGCTAAATCTGTAATTGCTTTGCAGAAGCGTGCAATTGAGATGTTTCCAAAGAATTACTGGTCGTACTTAGTTTTAGGTGCTGCCTATGAACAATTGGGTGACACTGAAAAATCTGAAGCCGCCTACCGTAGCGCCATCAAGATAAATCCGAAAGATCCCGGCTGCCGCATGATTTTGGATCGCATGCTCAAAAAGAACGTGGCTGCCAAGACAGGCGTGGACTTTTAG